The following coding sequences are from one Schizosaccharomyces osmophilus chromosome 1, complete sequence window:
- the mri1 gene encoding methylthioribose-1-phosphate isomerase Mri1 — MSLQAIIYNLDGLFVLDQLLLPHQHKYVPVKTIEDSFSVIKKMQVRGAPAIGIVAALSVAVGLRNLGEGEDAKHFVIDSLEHLKESRPTAVNLFEAAHQLQNVARSVHPSQVKEKVIQEAEAILDKDLRDNHAIGAAGRQFLLDHYKGTKSKLTVLTHCNTGSLATSGYGTALGVIRALHENGNLEHAFCTETRPYNQGSRLTAFELVHDRIPATLVTDSTAASIMNKIDAIVVGADRVTRNGDTANKIGTLNLAVLANYFNIPFIVAAPFSSIDLNLASGSQITIEQRPSIEMITVRGPVVKNSNATEFGKDERIHIAAPGINTYCPAFDVTPAKLIAAVATEKGYYTATKEKFSFTDSPELA; from the coding sequence ATGTCTTTGCAAGCAATCATTTACAACCTGGATGGATTATTTGTCTTGGATCAACTTTTGCTTCCCCATCAGCACAAATATGTTCCAGTAAAAACGATTGAGGACTCATTTTCTGTCATTAAAAAGATGCAAGTTCGTGGTGCACCTGCAATCGGCATTGTCGCAGCATTAAGTGTCGCTGTCGGTTTGAGGAATTTGGGAGAAGGTGAAGATGCAAAGCATTTTGTTATTGACAGCTTAGAACATCTTAAGGAATCCCGACCTACTGCAGTCAATCTTTTCGAGGCTGCTCATCAATTGCAAAATGTCGCTCGCTCTGTCCACCCCTCtcaagtaaaagaaaaggttaTTCAAGAAGCTGAAGCTATTCTCGATAAGGACTTGAGAGATAACCATGCAATTGGTGCTGCCGGCCGCCAGTTTCTTCTAGATCATTACAAAGGGACCAAGTCCAAGCTTACCGTCCTCACTCACTGCAACACTGGATCATTAGCTACTTCTGGGTATGGTACCGCCTTGGGTGTCATCCGGGCATTGCACGAAAATGGCAATTTGGAACATGCATTTTGTACTGAAACACGTCCCTACAACCAAGGTTCTCGTCTTACAGCTTTTGAACTTGTACATGATCGTATTCCAGCTACCTTAGTTACAGACTCCACTGCTGCTTCTATTATGAACAAAATTGATGCGATTGTTGTGGGTGCTGATCGTGTCACTAGAAATGGTGACACTGCAAACAAAATTGGTACTTTGAACTTGGCAGTCTTGGCCAATTACTTCaatattccttttattgTTGCCGCCCCCTTTTCCTCTATAGACTTAAACCTTGCATCTGGTTCTCAGATTACCATCGAACAGCGTCCGTCTATTGAAATGATAACAGTTCGTGGTCCTGTGGTGAAAAACAGTAATGCCACagaatttggaaaagatgaaCGAATTCATATTGCAGCTCCCGGGATCAATACTTACTGCCCTGCATTTGACGTGACTCCGGCTAAACTAATCGCTGCCGTTGCTACGGAGAAAGGCTACTATACTGctacaaaagaaaagttttcatttACAGATTCTCCTGAATTAGCATGA
- the ssn6 gene encoding transcriptional corepressor Ssn6: protein MPTSHLPSGASPSQNPQSIPGMVPISAPGVPAGLSNPVQKAMTSESHPASFPTYPTYYPSAMPPNTMSHPAHIPRASLHPMLSQQHQLPPPPPQPSSQPAQQQAASTSLHQSSPSILPPSQHNPQNMPMHPSYPDAMMHLQHVVSSQQYRQLPPSVFAAPPDQQASQMQRLMPVQQVPVPSPQYLPHFLQQQQQQQQQQQRSMHPPANATATPPNAVSSKPPMSTIVSQNGTYYSIPSVPHHAQNPAAMGVPPQPDSSAVVNPPAPTPSVVPPTHPINQMPSNAPNAPSSLPLHVSASPSVNPNPQPPPSVPLPSHPPPPSSTTQANVMPSNAPESVRKLISLNEEAWLQIGHLAELYDDSDKALTAYEAALRQNPYSIPAMLQVATLLRNREQFLLAIEYYQTILDLDPKQGEIWSALGHCYLMRDDLSRAYSAYRQALYHLKDPKNPKLWYGIGILYDRYGSHEHAEEAFTQCLRMDPNFEKVNEIYFRLGIIYKQQHKFAQSLELFRYILNHPPKPLTVLDIYFQIGHVYEQQKEYKLAKEAYERVLAETPNHAKVLQQLGWLCHQQSSSFTNQDLAIQYLTKSLEADDTDAQSWYLIGRCYVAQQKYNKAYEAYQQAVYRDGRNPTFWCSIGVLYYQINQYQDALDAYSRAIRLNPYISEVWYDLGTLYESCHNQISDALDAYQRAAELDPANPHIRARLQLLRGSSTDQHKLATSAAPPAVTNQNPKFVGQPGSVYPGGLPAPPTPSNWQVPQLSAQSQAMTQPQTLTQPQSQPFFPQAYASNVALPNGVQHAYSGAVPQQSPGTVSTVGSVTNQPSPTHQSTQQTNAAPPVVPTFMPNRSRPSISGAPASKSPQIKSSDQPHSRHDSFTTIVGQQERSNSISSRPKDIKGAISTFEQRERHTGSPKDTPKKPDVYVAPPIESSRSVTADLDQSAGSQEISQEVPVEKSNKRQLPSNEKRTEEVPPELPSSDEGVKRQKVIADEARDNDNKANKEEVSPRSSPVEPIEEAKADQQSERQNGSEERSQSIESPVPEAKDKSRSPKQTARTLDVDEDYDGEEEVDKDAH, encoded by the coding sequence ATGCCGACTTCTCACCTTCCCTCGGGAGCCTCTCCCTCCCAAAACCCCCAGTCTATTCCCGGCATGGTTCCTATTTCGGCTCCTGGTGTCCCTGCTGGTCTTTCCAATCCCGTCCAAAAAGCCATGACCTCTGAAAGTCATCCAGCATCGTTTCCAACCTACCCAACGTATTACCCTTCTGCAATGCCCCCCAATACCATGTCCCATCCCGCTCATATTCCCCGTGCTTCCTTGCATCCTATGCTCTCGCAGCAACACCAACTTCCTCCTCCGCCGCCCCAGCCCTCTTCCCAGCCTGCCCAACAACAAGCTGCTTCTACCTCTCTCCATCAATCTTCCCCCTCCATCCTCCCTCCCTCCCAGCATAATCCCCAAAATATGCCCATGCATCCTTCCTATCCCGACGCCATGATGCATTTACAACACGTTGTTTCTTCTCAGCAATATCGTCAACTTCCTCCCTCCGTCTTCGCTGCTCCCCCGGATCAACAAGCTTCTCAAATGCAGCGTCTAATGCCTGTTCAACAAGTCCCCGTTCCTTCTCCCCAATATCTTCCTCATTTCCTTCAACAGCAACagcaacaacaacaacagcAACAGCGATCCATGCATCCCCCTGCCAACGCCACTGCTACTCCTCCCAATGCTGTCTCCTCCAAACCTCCCATGTCCACAATTGTTTCTCAAAACGGTACCTACTACTCCATCCCTTCCGTCCCCCATCATGCCCAAAATCCTGCAGCCATGGGCGTCCCTCCCCAACCAGACTCTTCTGCAGTAGTGAATCCACCAGCACCCACTCCTTCTGTCGTCCCTCCCACTCATCCCATCAACCAAATGCCTTCCAATGCACCCAACGCTCCATCCTCGCTTCCCCTTCATGTCAGTGCTTCCCCTTCTGTCAACCCCAATCCTCAACCGCCTCCTTCCGTTCCCCTGCCCTCTCACcctcctcctccttctTCAACTACACAGGCAAACGTTATGCCTTCCAATGCTCCCGAATCGGTCCGGAAACTTATTTCGCTTAATGAAGAGGCCTGGCTACAAATCGGTCACCTTGCTGAACTGTACGATGACTCCGATAAAGCTCTTACAGCCTACGAGGCTGCTCTTCGTCAAAATCCTTATTCTATTCCTGCCATGCTTCAAGTCGCTACCCTTTTAAGGAACCGTGAACAGTTCCTCCTCGCCATTGAATATTACCAAACCATCCTTGACCTTGATCCCAAACAGGGTGAAATTTGGAGCGCTTTGGGCCATTGCTACTTGATGCGCGATGATTTATCTCGTGCCTACTCTGCTTACCGCCAGGCCTTATATCATTTGAAGGATCCTAAAAATCCAAAGCTTTGGTACGGTATAGGTATTTTGTACGACCGCTATGGTTCCCACGAGCACGCCGAGGAAGCCTTTACGCAGTGTCTCCGCATGGACCCCAATTTCGAAAAGGTGAATGAAATTTACTTCCGCCTCGGTATCATTTACAAGCAGCAACACAAGTTTGCTCAATCTCTTGAATTGTTTCGCTATATTTTGAATCACCCTCCTAAACCTCTTACTGTTTTGGACATTTATTTCCAAATCGGACATGTTTATGAGCAGCAAAAGGAGTACAAACTTGCAAAGGAGGCTTACGAACGTGTTTTGGCCGAGACTCCCAACCACGCAAAAGTACTGCAGCAATTGGGCTGGCTTTGCCATCAACagtcttcttctttcacaAATCAAGATTTGGCGATTCAGTATCTTACCAAATCTTTGGAGGCCGACGACACAGATGCGCAATCTTGGTATTTGATTGGTCGTTGCTATGTCGCCCAGCAAAAATACAATAAAGCTTATGAGGCATATCAGCAAGCTGTTTACCGTGATGGAAGAAACCCCACTTTCTGGTGCTCCATTGGTGTTTTGTATTACCAAATTAACCAATACCAGGATGCTTTGGATGCTTACTCCCGTGCAATCCGCTTAAATCCTTACATTTCGGAAGTATGGTACGATTTGGGTACCTTGTACGAGAGTTGCCATAACCAAATTAGCGATGCTTTGGATGCATACCAGCGTGCCGCTGAATTAGATCCCGCCAATCCTCACATCCGTGCTAGATTGCAATTGTTGCGTGGTTCTAGCACCGATCAACACAAGCTCGCTACTTCAGCGGCTCCACCTGCCGTTACAAATCAAAATCCTAAATTTGTAGGACAACCTGGTTCTGTATATCCCGGTGGATTGCCTGCTCCTCCCACTCCTTCTAATTGGCAAGTTCCTCAACTTTCCGCACAATCCCAGGCAATGACTCAACCACAGACATTGACTCAACCTCAATCACAGCCTTTCTTTCCTCAAGCCTACGCTAGTAATGTGGCGCTTCCAAACGGTGTTCAGCATGCATACTCGGGTGCAGTACCACAACAATCCCCTGGCACTGTTTCCACAGTAGGATCTGTCACTAATCAGCCATCACCTACTCACCAGAGTACTCAGCAAACGAATGCAGCTCCACCAGTAGTTCCTACTTTTATGCCCAATCGCAGCAGGCCATCCATTAGCGGCGCACCTGCTTCAAAGTCACCGCAAATCAAGAGCTCAGATCAGCCGCACTCTCGACATGATTCTTTCACGACAATTGTTGGacaacaagaaagaagcaattCCATATCTAGTCGACCTAAAGATATTAAAGGTGCAATTTCTACTTTTGAACAGAGGGAAAGACACACCGGATCACCAAAAGATACGCCAAAGAAACCTGATGTTTATGTGGCACCTCCAATTGAGTCTTCTAGAAGTGTTACTGCCGATTTAGATCAAAGTGCGGGAAGCCAAGAGATCTCACAAGAAGTGCCAGTTGAAAAGAGCAACAAACGACAACTCCCGTCTAACGAAAAGAGAACTGAGGAAGTTCCTCCTGAACTTCCATCCTCTGATGAAGGCgtgaaaagacaaaaagtaattgcAGATGAAGCACGGGATAACGAcaataaagcaaataagGAGGAAGTATCTCCCAGGTCTAGCCCTGTTGAGCCTATCGAAGAAGCCAAGGCTGATCAACAATCGGAAAGGCAAAATGGTTCAGAAGAACGCAGTCAAAGTATAGAAAGCCCTGTTCCTGAGGCAAAAGATAAATCCCGTAGCCCGAAACAGACAGCTCGTACATTGGATGTTGATGAGGATTATGAtggtgaagaagaagtcGACAAAGATGCACATTAA
- the rgp1 gene encoding Rab-specific(Ryh1/Ypt6) Ric1-Rgp1 guanyl-nucleotide exchange factor subunit Rgp1/Sat1: MSKCQVEIKCLSDVVQVGETFDCIVKITNSKTAQSALQLLLCYASIHGEMYLDPTLVRVSEFENVQRQGLLNKRTMSGLVHIPKASTGHSVSNALSGMFGTLLGLNQASTLSEASEQQEENATPVYMTRPDILGVDMVLAPGESKWFRMQRKIPLKTVPSYKGVAFEFQHKLVVGAQFPDNNACVEYEFGLNFLPNSKQRPDLPLGKFSQVPVAGPDVFADVHKPIFDFEPAKVKEQIDETWMQEERDDSGNGKKKLEQFLATLMNVEGSAYAGEGEDEREKKGKEEAESKEEEREEEKEKERSGLLRRKETPGRMTTRYEIANQQKLVCRILFNKSKYVAGEMMLLEVNEMGGAIRQLHVQLESVERIVPKIRMRNSTNTERVTRRIWTKLTRCVYGLDNFSCTMSIPEECPTTFETQQFGVEHFLRIEFLRDTSERERFVRTSPRDSKETMEKDSESISTQKRNGLHEEDPEKERGEQERKGQTRSSAEASTKTSTESGHHSTASITNAREMRIEHAPAVFPAETIQCCLPARIEHCFL; this comes from the coding sequence atgtCGAAATGCCAAGTCGAAATTAAATGCTTGTCGGATGTGGTACAGGTGGGAGAAACGTTTGACTGTATCGTAAAAATCACCAATTCGAAAACAGCGCAGAGTGCATTGCAACTGCTGCTGTGTTATGCGTCCATACATGGAGAGATGTATTTGGATCCTACGTTGGTGCGTGTATCggaatttgaaaatgtacAACGCCAAGGATTACTGAACAAGCGGACCATGAGTGGTTTAGTGCATATCCCAAAAGCGTCTACGGGTCATTCAGTTTCGAATGCGCTTAGCGGAATGTTTGGAACCTTGCTAGGATTGAACCAAGCTAGCACGTTGAGTGAAGCTTCGGAACAACAAGAAGAGAATGCGACACCTGTGTACATGACTCGTCCGGACATTTTAGGAGTGGACATGGTATTAGCACCTGGGGAAAGCAAATGGTTCCGTATGCAAAGGAAGATTCCACTAAAGACGGTTCCATCGTACAAAGGAGTGGCCTTTGAGTTTCAGCACAAATTAGTGGTGGGAGCACAGTTCCCGGACAATAATGCGTGTGTGGAATACGAATTTGGACTCAACTTTTTACCAAACAGCAAGCAAAGGCCGGATTTACCGCTAGGAAAGTTTAGCCAGGTACCTGTTGCGGGTCCGGACGTGTTTGCCGACGTGCATAAACCGATCTTTGACTTTGAGCCCGCCAAAGTGAAGGAGCAAATAGACGAGACTTGGATGCAGGAGGAGCGGGACGATTCcggaaatggaaaaaagaaattagaGCAATTCTTAGCTACGTTAATGAACGTGGAGGGAAGCGCATACGCAGGAGAAGGAGAAGACGAGCGGGAGAAGAAGGGGAAAGAGGAAGCAGAAAGCAAGGAAGAGGagagagaagaagaaaaagagaaggaaagGTCGGGCTTGttgagaagaaaagaaacgcCTGGACGGATGACGACAAGATATGAAATAGCGAATCAACAAAAGCTAGTGTGTCGAATTTTGTTCAACAAGTCAAAGTATGTAGCGGGAGAAATGATGCTATTGGAAGTGAATGAGATGGGAGGAGCGATTCGACAATTGCATGTACAGTTGGAAAGTGTAGAGCGAATTGTACCGAAGATTCGCATGCGGAACAGCACAAACACAGAAAGAGTGACGCGAAGGATATGGACGAAATTGACGCGGTGCGTGTACGGATTAGACAACTTTAGTTGCACGATGAGCATTCCGGAAGAATGTCCGACGACATTTGAGACACAGCAATTTGGGGTGGAACATTTTCTGCGGATCGAATTTTTGCGCGATACGAGTGAGCGAGAAAGATTCGTGAGGACGAGTCCCCGAGATTCCAAGGAGACGATGGAGAAGGATTCGGAAAGTATTTCGACCCAAAAGAGGAATGGATTGCACGAGGAAGATCCAGAGAAGGAAAGAGGAGAgcaagaaaggaaagggCAAACTAGATCGTCTGCAGAGGCATCTACAAAAACGTCTACAGAGAGTGGACATCATAGTACGGCTTCAATTACGAATGCTCGTGAGATGAGAATTGAGCATGCGCCTGCTGTATTTCCAGCCGAGACGATTCAATGCTGTTTGCCTGCTCGAATTGAgcattgctttttgtaG
- the rfc1 gene encoding DNA replication factor C complex subunit Rfc1 encodes MNNSDIRSFFGGGNKQKKQPAAPQNDSSSANHSQKKKRVVVSDDESTDVDSRPASNGSAKENSPSTQKRQKVNAAPSATEPETTVDKKPDIPIEDSSDVLANDRPISSPVVSVPRTSSRVGKTSSPHLESSKEVKEEENELPSAPATKRTRRALPPSISETPEVPEPAAPPVPKKSNVKLKNLPRFSPEATKIMQSVPLIDIDSIGVMAPGGFYDRADTTQAPGSKAIPTGNDNCLSGLSFVITGILETLTRQEATDIVKQYGGKVTGSPSNKTDFILLGENAGPRKVETIKHHKIPAINEDGLFYLLKTLPPLGGSGAAAQAAQVKREQEDVKIRETAARLAPDTAAQKVQPTNQLWTTKYAPTSLKDICGNKGVVLKLQKWLQDWPKNLKSNFRKPGPDGLGLYKAVLLSGPPGIGKTTAAHLVANLEGFDILEFNASDTRSKRLLDEQLQGVTDSHSLAGYFSSAYVPVDQSKSRLVLIMDEIDGMSSGDRGGVGQLNVLIKNTKVPIICVCNDRSHPKLKPLDRTTFDLRFRRPDANSLRSRVMSIAYREGLKLSPQAVDMLVQGTSSDMRQIVNLLSTWRLGSKEMNVQNSQSAVKQAEKHIVMKPWDICSRYLHGGLYHPSSKATINDKLELYFNDHEISYLMVQENYLSTTPDRTRQEPPKMANLKHLELISKAAESFSDSDLVDSMIHGPQQHWSLMPTHALLSCVRPASFVAGSGSRQIKFTSWLGNNSKTNKLNRVLREIQLHMRLKVSANSLEVRQHYIPILYESLAMRLSRDQGEAIPDIIQLMDEYFLNRDDFDAIMEVVLPADVGEQLMKGVPTTVKSAFTRKYNSSNHPVAFIGSSDVLPTKGSRAPEVPDVEDALEAEDEVVEAESEKEEDDTDLSKDKFISVPKKPAKTTRKPKADAGSSTSAPSRRGRKKTT; translated from the exons ATGAATAATTCTGACATTCGAAGCTTTTTCGGCGGTGGaaataagcaaaaaaaacaacccGCAGCTCCCCAA AACGATTCTTCAAGCGCAAACCATTcacaaaagaagaaacgtGTTGTTGTTTCTGACGATGAGTCTACAGACGTTGATTCTCGTCCGGCTTCCAATGGTTCCGCAAAGGAAAATAGTCCATCAACTCAAAAAAG acaaaaagtaaatgcTGCTCCGTCAGCAACTGAACCTGAGAC CACAGTTGATAAAAAGCCTGATATTCCTATAGAGGATTCTTCTGACGTTCTTGCTAATGATCGCCCAATTTCGTCGCCAGTCGTATCTGTACCAAGAACTTCCTCGCGAGTGGGTAAGACTTCCTCTCCACACTTGGAATCTTCGAAAGAggtaaaagaagaagaaaatgagcTTCCTTCAGCTCCTGCAACTAAACGAACCCGTCGCGCCCTTCCTCCTAGCATTTCAGAAACGCCAGAAGTCCCAGAACCCGCGGCTCCTCCTGTCCCGAAGAAGTCAAATGTAAAGCTTAAAAATCTTCCTAGGTTTTCTCCTGAGGCTACAAAGATTATGCAGTCTGTGCCTCTGATTGATATCGATTCCATTGGTGTTATGGCTCCTGGTGGTTTTTATGATCGTGCCGACACTACACAAGCCCCAGGATCAAAGGCTATTCCTACAGGAAATGATAATTGTCTTTCAGGTCTAAGCTTCGTAATTACAGGCATTCTAGAAACTTTGACCCGTCAAGAAGCAACCGATATAGTAAAACAATACGGTGGAAAAGTGACCGGTTCGCCTTCGAATAAGACAGactttattcttttgggCGAGAATGCCGGTCCCCGTAAAGTCGAAACGATAAAACATCATAAAATTCCAGCGATAAATGAGGATggtcttttttatttactcaAGACTCTTCCCCCATTAGGTGGCTCTGGAGCAGCCGCTCAAGCTGCTCAAGTAAAGCGTGAACAAGAAGACGTGAAAATTCGTGAAACTGCAGCCAGGCTTGCTCCAGATACCGCTGCTCAAAAAGTACAGCCTACTAATCAGTTATGGACGACAAAGTACGCTCCTACCTCTTTGAAGGACATATGTGGTAATAAAGGTGTAGTGCTCAAGTTGCAAAAATGGTTACAGGACTGGCCCAAGAACTTGAAATCTAATTTTCGTAAGCCGGGTCCTGATGGTTTAGGTTTATACAAAGCTGTGTTGTTATCAGGACCTCCAGGAATTGGTAAAACTACTGCAGCACATTTAGTAGCTAATCTGGAAGGATTCgatattttggaatttaaTGCTAGTGATACCCGAAGTAAGCGTCTACTAGATGAGCAATTACAAGGAGTGACTGATAGCCATTCCCTGGCTGGTTATTTTTCCTCCGCGTATGTGCCAGTTGATCAATCCAAATCGCGCTTGGTTTTAATCATGGACGAAATTGATGGCATGTCTTCTGGTGATCGTGGTGGTGTGGGCCAACTGAATGTCCTTATAAAAAATACCAAGGTTCCTATTATTTGTGTGTGCAATGATAGATCACATCCAAAATTAAAACCTCTTGATCGGACGACTTTTGATTTGCGTTTTCGACGTCCCGATGCTAATTCGCTGCGTTCCAGAGTCATGTCGATAGCATATCGTGAGGGATTGAAGCTTTCACCTCAAGCGGTGGATATGCTTGTTCAGGGGACGTCGTCTGATATGCGTCAAATTGTCAATTTGCTTTCCACTTGGAGGTTAGGAAGTAAGGAAATGAACGTTCAAAATAGTCAGTCAGCTGTAAAGCAAGCTGAAAAACACATTGTGATGAAGCCTTGGGATATCTGCAGTCGATATTTGCATGGCGGATTATATCATCCTTCAAGTAAAGCTACGATTAATGATAAATTGGAATTGTACTTTAATGATCATGAAATTTCTTATTTAATGGTACAAGAAAATTATCTCAGTACAACCCCTGATCGAACTCGGCAAGAGCCACCGAAAATGGCAAACTTGAAGCATTTGGAATTGATCTCCAAAGCCGCtgaatctttttctgaTTCCGATCTTGTCGATAGCATGATCCATGGCCCGCAACAGCACTGGTCATTGATGCCAACACATGCTTTGTTATCGTGTGTAAGACCAGCATCATTCGTTGCTGGATCTGGATCCAGACAGATTAAATTTACCTCTTGGTTAGGAAATAATTCCAAAACGAACAAGCTTAACAGAGTGCTTCGTGAAATTCAGCTTCATATGCGTCTAAAGGTGTCTGCCAATTCTTTGGAAGTTCGACAACATTATATTCCAATATTGTATGAGTCATTAGCAATGCGCTTATCTAGAGACCAAGGAGAAGCAATTCCTGATATTATTCAACTAATGGATGAATACTTCTTGAACCGTGATGATTTTGACGCAATTATGGAAGTTGTCTTGCCCGCCGATGTCGGTGAGCAATTGATGAAAGGAGTACCTACAACTGTCAAGTCTGCATTTACGAGAAAGTATAACTCTTCGAATCATCCAGTTGCTTTTATCGGTTCAAGCGATGTTCTTCCCACGAAAGGTTCACGCGCTCCAGAAGTGCCAGATGTGGAAGATGCTCTTGAAGCTGAGGATGAAGTTGTCGAAGctgaaagtgaaaaagaagaagacgatACGGATTTGAGTAAGGACAAATTTATTTCTGTCCCCAAAAAACCGGCGAAAACAACAAGGAAGCCCAAGGCAGATGCAGGATCATCTACCTCGGCGCCCAGTCGTCGAggcagaaagaaaacaacataA
- the rib3 gene encoding 3,4-dihydroxy-2-butanone 4-phosphate synthase Rib3: MLSSIEEAIQDFKNGKFLVVLDDETRENEGDLIIAGANLTTEQMAFLVRHSSGYVCVPMTGERLNELDIPMMVEHNEERMRTAYAVTVDFTEGVTTGISAHDRALTTRQLANPQLKNPKAFNRPGHVVPLRAREGGVLARDGHTEAAVDLCKLAGLPPAAAICELVRDEDGLMSRFDDCARFCSQWGIKMITIKSLIEYIKEHPF; this comes from the exons ATGCTTTCATCCattgaagaagcaattCAAGACTTCA AGAACGGAAAGTTTCTCGTCGTTTTGGATGATGAAACACGCGAAAATGAAGGTGACTTAATTATCGCAGGCGCGAATCTTACAACAGAACAAATGGCGTTTCTTGTTCGACATTCAAG TGGCTATGTGTGTGTTCCTATGACTGGTGAACGTTTGAACGAACTAGATATCCCTATGATGGTTGAGCACaacgaagaaagaatgCGAACAGCATATGCAGTAACAGTCGACTTTACCGAAGGAGTCACTACTGGAATTTCTGCGCATGATCGTGCACTCACGACCAGACAATTGGCCAACCCACAGTTAAAGAATCCTAAAGCCTTTAATCGACCAGGCCATGTCGTGCCCTTAAGAGCTCGAGAAGGCGGTGTTTTGGCTCGTGATGGTCACACAGAAGCTGCCGTTGATTTGTGCAAACTTGCAGGCCTACCTCCCGCCGCTGCTATCTGTGAGCTCGTTCGTGATGAGGATGGACTAATGTCTCGTTTTGACGATTGTGCACGATTCTGTTCCCAATGGGGAATTAAAATGATCACCATCAAATCTCTTATAGAATACATCAAGGAGCACCCATTTTAA
- the arx1 gene encoding ribosomal export complex protein Arx1, peptidase family, with protein sequence MEIDQPIQAGPVKDENFITKYQDAGAVVSKAFHKLAPLFVPGASVREICGLGDQFIEEMVASMYKSKRYEKGLAEPTSVCVNNCAFNYSPGPETLVNNVENCYRLQIGDVTKVAMACHIDGYTASICHTVVVTPPPQPGMGPYIGPGADAICAAHFATKSVANMISTVDPSNPVTGPRLRKLVEDIAAQYHVHVAPGSRIRRIDRYLVGQITVDRLEEGKDAKAAVEWPAPEEEEEEAQKGSTDPLDPAGDLLADLDNWHVMPKEAWIIDISMSSKPVDHLREHPDLKPTVYIHDVNVSYMLKLKASRALLSEIKEKKSVYPFHIRSLTTERNLLGLKELVDRHIVVSHPVMVASPSTLIAREELTVIAKPNTSADLFCLTIPTPPSYVKSDFSLIEGTDAYMFGEGMQSRVKMVSLE encoded by the exons ATGGAAATTGATCAACCTATACAAGCAGGTCCTgtaaaagatgaaaatttCATTACAAAATATCAGGATGCTGGTGCTGTCGTGAGTAAAGCTTTCCATAAACTTGCTCCTCTTTTTGTTCCTGGTGCTTCGGTGCGTGAAATATGTGGTTTAGGCGACCAATTCATCGAAGAAATG GTTGCTTCTATGTACAAATCAAAGCGATATGAAAAAGGTTTGGCTGAACCCACTAGCGTTTGTGTCAATAATTGTGCCTTCAATTATTCTCCAGGTCCTGAAACATTGGTCAACAATGTTGAGAACTGCTACCGTCTCCAAATTGGTGATGTAACAAAAGT TGCAATGGCTTGTCACATCGATGGTTACACTGCTAGTATTTGTCACACTGTGGTGGTAACACCTCCACCTCAACCCGGAATGGGTCCTTACATTGGGCCTGGGGCTGATGCTATCTGCGCTGCTCATTTTGCTACCAAAAGTGTCGCGAATATGATTTCCACTGTGGATCCTTCAAATCCTGTTACGGGTCCCAGGTTGCGTAAGCTTGTTGAAGACATCGCTGCTCAATATCACGTTCATGTTGCTCCAGGATCTCGCATTCGCCGTATTGACAGATATCTTGTTGGACAGATAACTGTTGATCGACTGGAGGAAGGAAAGGACGCAAAGGCTGCAGTTGAATGGCCTGCaccagaagaagaagaggaggaGGCTCAGAAGGGTTCTACGGATCCCTTGGATCCTGCTGGTGATTTGCTGGCAGATTTGGACAACTGGCATGTTATGCCGAAAGAAGCATGGATTATCGATATTTCTATGTCTTCTAAACCAGTTGACCACCTTAGAGAGCATCCAGATTTGAAACCTACGGTTTACATACATGATGTTAATGTTTCTTATATGTTAAAATTAAAGGCTTCTCGAGCTTTACTCTCTGAAataaaggagaagaaatCCGTTTACCCCTTTCATATCCGTTCTTTAACTACGGAACGAAACCTGTTAGGTTTGAAGGAATTGGTGGACAGACACATTGTTGTGTCCCATCCCGTGATGGTTGCTTCTCCTTCTACACTTATTGCACGTGAGGAATTAACAGTCATTGCTAAGCCTAATACTTCTGCCGATTTATTCTGCCTAACTATCCCAACTCCTCCTAGTTATGTTAAGAGtgacttttctttaattgaaGGAACAGATGCATACATGTTTGGCGAAGGTATGCAAAGTCGTGTAAAGATGGTTTCGCTGGAATAG